The following are encoded in a window of Gammaproteobacteria bacterium genomic DNA:
- the thrC gene encoding Threonine synthase yields the protein MIMQLPLATDTFDPSQSRARYLSTRGGMVPRSFTEILLEGLAPDGGLTIPEEYPRVSTDELTHWRDLSYQDLACAVIGRFIDDISPADLRVIVERTYTPEIFGSGEITPVRALDPGVWLLGLSNGPTLAFKDVAMQLLGNLFEYILEQRGTRLNILGATSGDTGSSAEYALRGKRNVSVFMLSPFGKMSAFQTAQMYSLNEPNIHNIAVRGVFDDCQDLVKQVSVDAEFKARYRIGTVNSINWARVSAQIVYYFKAYFAVTRDNRQQVSFAVPSGNFGNICAGHIARQMGLPIRRLILATNENNVLAEFFATGRYRVRPPGQVFQTSSPSMDISKASNFERFVYDAVGRDPEQVRALWHAVDREGAFDASTAKWYRDIDRFGFVAGTSTHADRLATIRRIWKRHGVMIDTHTADGLKVGLEYQEENVPLVCQETAQPAKFEESIQAALGRAPIRPMSYAHLETLPQRYTVMDPDVEKIKAFIAQHSF from the coding sequence ATGATAATGCAATTACCTCTTGCAACGGATACTTTTGATCCATCCCAATCGCGGGCGCGCTACCTGAGTACCCGAGGTGGCATGGTGCCGCGTTCGTTCACGGAAATCCTGCTGGAGGGACTCGCCCCGGATGGAGGATTGACGATTCCCGAAGAATACCCCCGTGTATCAACCGATGAATTGACGCATTGGCGTGATCTTTCCTACCAGGACTTGGCCTGCGCGGTCATCGGTCGTTTCATTGACGATATTTCTCCCGCCGATTTACGCGTCATCGTGGAACGAACTTACACGCCGGAGATCTTCGGATCAGGGGAGATTACTCCAGTGCGCGCGCTCGACCCTGGCGTGTGGCTGCTTGGGCTGTCCAATGGCCCAACGCTCGCCTTCAAAGATGTCGCTATGCAGCTCTTGGGCAATCTTTTTGAATATATATTGGAACAGCGTGGAACCAGGCTCAACATTCTGGGCGCAACCTCCGGCGATACGGGTTCCAGCGCTGAATACGCCCTCCGTGGCAAACGCAATGTAAGTGTGTTCATGCTTTCGCCTTTTGGAAAAATGAGCGCCTTTCAAACCGCACAGATGTATTCGCTCAATGAACCCAATATCCACAATATTGCCGTGCGCGGAGTGTTCGATGATTGCCAGGATCTGGTCAAGCAGGTAAGCGTAGACGCCGAGTTCAAAGCCCGCTATCGAATTGGCACCGTCAATTCAATTAACTGGGCCAGGGTGAGCGCGCAGATTGTTTATTACTTCAAAGCTTATTTCGCGGTCACGCGCGATAATCGCCAGCAAGTGTCCTTCGCCGTGCCATCGGGTAATTTTGGGAATATTTGCGCTGGTCACATTGCCCGCCAGATGGGCCTACCTATCCGCCGGCTCATCCTCGCCACCAACGAGAATAATGTCCTCGCAGAGTTCTTCGCTACGGGTCGCTATCGCGTTCGACCACCCGGCCAGGTTTTCCAAACTAGTAGCCCATCAATGGATATTTCCAAGGCGTCTAACTTCGAGCGTTTTGTTTATGATGCCGTAGGCCGCGATCCAGAGCAGGTTCGGGCATTATGGCACGCTGTAGACCGCGAAGGGGCTTTCGATGCTTCGACAGCAAAATGGTATCGGGACATCGATCGTTTTGGTTTCGTCGCTGGTACCAGCACCCACGCCGACCGCTTGGCGACTATTCGTCGGATATGGAAGCGCCACGGAGTGATGATTGATACTCATACCGCTGATGGCTTGAAGGTAGGACTGGAATACCAGGAGGAGAACGTGCCCCTGGTCTGTCAAGAAACTGCACAACCCGCCAAATTCGAAGAATCAATCCAGGCCGCGTTAGGTCGAGCACCAATTCGTCCAATGAGTTATGCGCATTTAGAAACGCTTCCTCAACGCTACACGGTTATGGATCCAGACGTGGAGAAAATCAAGGCTTTTATCGCGCAACATTCTTTTTAG